From a single Pleurodeles waltl isolate 20211129_DDA chromosome 8, aPleWal1.hap1.20221129, whole genome shotgun sequence genomic region:
- the LOC138249611 gene encoding zinc finger BED domain-containing protein 5-like produces MTLANDSLKPTKLRRHLETQHWSIVAKSREFFARKLQDMTQQKETMKNVASTTANALKASYQMAYHIAKNKKPFTDGERVILPAMLDVATTMLGEKAEEKFKIIPISDTTVCRRISHMSEDIHGQLIARLKSSWFALQLDEATDLSKAAHLIAYVRYCYKTVILEVFLLCKPIKGRATASDLFDIINDFLGLHGLKWKNCVGICTDGAPSMCGARAGLKAKVLTAAPHILWTHCMIHRKALAVRNMDGELQDVLNSANKIVNFIKTHLTRAHLFAILCAEMGAEHDGLLLHTEVRWLSRGKVLNRIFELRNEVRQFLLDLDPCKAEQLCSPQWIVLLAYLADIFEKLNSLNQSLQGAEITSFTMNKKISAFKKKLELWRRLIEVGQFEPFPCLAEALEETEYNLKNVAELTKNHLTSLSNSFHKYFPEENNHFNDWVFQPFLADGGIHLPIRMQEELIDLQRDRTLQMQFSKLSLGEFWLKMPAEHSALRESAMKTLLPFSTSYLCEIGFSALAVLKTKYRSIMEVEHNLRLAVAKIHPQIDHLCGEKQAHPSH; encoded by the coding sequence atGACCTTAGCTAATGACAGCTTGAAACCAACAAAACTAAGGCGTCATTTGGAAACACAGCATTGGTCTATAGTAGCAAAGAGTAGAGAGTTTTTTGCCAGGAAGTTGCAAGACATGACTCAACAGAAGGAAACCATGAAAAATGTGGCCTCCACCACAGCAAACGCATTGAAAGCATCTTACCAAATGGCATACCatattgccaaaaacaaaaagccatTTACAGATGGAGAAAGAGTCATTCTCCCAGCAATGCTTGATGTGGCTACAACAATGCTTGGTGAAAAAGCAGAAGAGAAGTTCAAAATAATACCCATCTCAGACACAACAGTTTGCCGCCGCATTTCGCACATGTCAGAAGATATCCACGGACAGCTCATAGCTCGGTTGAAATCGAGTTGGTTTGCTTTGCAGTTGGATGAAGCAACTGACTTGTCAAAGGCAGCACATTTAATTGCTTATGTCCGATACTGTTATAAAACAGTAATACTGGAAGTCTTTTTATTATGCAAGCCAATCAAGGGACGAGCAACAGCATCTGACttatttgacattatcaatgacttCCTGGGTCTTCATGGCTTAAAATGGAAAAACTGTGTCGGAATCTGCACAGATGGGGCTCCTTCCATGTGCGGTGCTAGGGCTGGCCTAAAAGCTAAAGTGTTGACAGCGGCTCCACATATTCTGTGGACCCACTGTATGATACACCGGAAAGCCCTTGCTGTCCGAAACATGGATGGTGAACTTCAGGATGTTTTGAATTCTGctaataaaatagttaatttcatAAAGACCCACCTAACAAGAGCTCACCTATTTGCAATTTTATGTGCAGAAATGGGAGCTGAACATGATGGCTTGCTGCTTCACACAGAAGTCCGATGGCTATCCCGAGGAAAAGTTCTGAATCGCATTTTTGAATTAAGGAATGAAGTACGGCAATTTCTTCTGGATTTGGACCCCTGCAAAGCAGAACAATTATGTAGTCCCCAGTGGATTGTGCTTTTAGCATACCTTGCTGACATCTTTGAGAAATTAAATTCCCTGAATCAATCTTTGCAAGGAGCTGAAATCACTTCTTTTACCATGAATAAAAAAATATCTGCTTTCAAGAAGAAGCTGGAATTATGGAGGAGACTAATTGAAGTTGGCCAGTTTGAGCCATTTCCATGTTTAGCCGAAGCTCTTGAGGAAACAGAATATAACCTTAAAAATGTTGCAGAGTTAACAAAAAATCACCTGACATCACTCAGCAAcagttttcacaaatattttcctgAGGAAAACAATCATTTTAATGACTGGGTCTTTCAACCATTTCTGGCAGATGGGGGTATCCATCTCCCAATCcgcatgcaggaagaactaattgATCTCCAAAGAGATCGCACACTGCAGATGCAATTTAGCAAACTCTCCTTGGGGGAGTTTTGGCTGAAAATGCCTGCAGAACATTCAGCTTTGAGGGAAAGTGCTATGAAAACTCTCTTGCCTTTCAGCACATCATATTTATGCGAGATTGGGTTCTCAGCACTTGCGGTATTGAAGACTAAGTATCGCTCAATAATGGAAGTGGAGCACAACCTCAGGCTGGCAGTAGCAAAAATTCATCCACAAATTGACCATCTGTGTGGTGAAAAACAGGCACACCCGTCACATTAG